The Streptomyces sp. NBC_00306 sequence GAGTCGACGGCGTCACTGAGATCTGGGACACGCCCCGCGGAGGGTACGAGGGCTTCGCGATCCGCTGAGGGTCCGCCGCCGGCCCGCCCCGCCAGTCGCGGAACGCATCCCTCCGGCACCTGTCCGTGGCAGAAACAGCCTGGTGGTTGCCAAGAAGGGCTTGTCATGCCAGGCTGCGGCCGTAAGGATGATCTCCACGCCCCCAGGCCCCGGAGAAGAGGCTCCACCGCGCGTTCCGCGGCAGTGAGCACCCGGGTTCGCCCTTGATACGGGGTGTGATCGTGTTGACCGTCAAACTTTTTGGTGAGACTCTGGAAGCCCCGCGCACCTTAGCTGTTTGGCAGTACGAACCGCAGCGACATGAGCACCAATAGCACTGTCGAGCACCGCGGGTGCGATTCCCTCACGACCCACACCGCTTCCGGTCGGTCACTCAGTGTGGAGGACCATCCATCATGGCAAAGGCGCTTCTCGGTTACGTCGGCGGCTCCGACCCGCGACTCCTCGCCGAGATGCGACGGCTTCAGCAGCGCGTCCAGGACCTCGAATCCGAGCTTGTACGGATCCAGTCCGAGAACGACGCGCTCAACGCTGCCGTCGCCAAGCACCCTGGAGAGTCGCTGCTTGACGGCATCGACATCGACGTACCCCAGGCGGAGCCCGCGCTCACCTGACAGAGCTCGGTCACGCCTGTAGATCAACCGCACAAGATATGCAAGGGACGCTTCGGCGTCCCTTCTTTCTTTCCCCCCGGCGCTTTACAGTCCTTCTTCTACCGCGTGATCTGCCCTGCGCCCTCATGGGTGAAACCGTGAGCCGCCCGCCGTCCCGGATGGCGAGACCGAGCGCTCCGGCGAACTGCCTTTGGAGGCAGGCCGGGACGGGCCGGGTCCGGCGGTCCGAGCGAGGCGAAAGGTAGAGTCCGGCTGCGTGCACCTCAAGGCCATGACCCTGCGCGGGTTCAAATCCTTCGCCTCCGCCACGACACTGCGGTTCGAGCCGGGCATCACCTGTGTCGTCGGCCCCAACGGCTCGGGCAAGTCCAACGTCGTGGACGCACTGTCCTGGGTGATGGGCGAGCAGGGGGCCAAGTCGCTGCGCGGCGGCAAGATGGAGGACGTCATCTTCGCCGGGACGACCGGGCGCCCGCCGCTCGGCCGCGCCGAGGTCTCCCTCACGATCGACAACTCCGACGGCGCTCTGCCGATCGAATACGCCGAGGTCACCATCACGCGGATCATGTTCCGCAACGGCGGCAGCGAGTACCAGATCAACGGCGACACCTGCCGGCTGCTCGACATCCAGGAGCTGCTCTCCGACTCCGGCATCGGCCGCGAGATGCACGTCATCGTCGGCCAGGGCCAGCTCGACTCCGTCCTGCACGCCGACCCCATGGGGCGGCGGGCGTTCATCGAGGAGGCCGCCGGCGTCCTCAAGCACCGCAAGCGCAAGGAGAAGGCGCTGCGGAAGCTGGACGCGATGCAGGCCAATCTCGCCCGGGTCCAGGACCTGACCGACGAACTGCGGCGGCAGCTCAAGCCCCTCGGACGGCAGGCCGCGGTCGCGCGCCGCGCCGCCGTCATCCAGGCGGACCTGCGCGACGCCCGGCTGCGGCTGCTCGCCGACGATCTCGTACAGCTCAGGCAGGCACTGAGCACCGAGGTCGCCGACGAGGCCGCGCTGAAGGAACGCAAGGAGGCGGCCGAGGCCGAACTCAAGGCCGCGCTCGGGCGGGAGGCCGATCTCGAGGACGAGGTACGGCGGCTCGCGCCGCGGCTCCAGCAGGCCCAGCAGAGCTGGTACGAACTCTCCCAGCTCGCCGAGCGGGTCCGCGGCACCGTCTCGCTGGCCGACGCCCGGGTCAAGAGCGCGACCGCGCAGCCCGCGGAGGACCGGCGGGGCCGCGATCCCGAGGACATGGAGCGCGAGGCCGCCCGGATCCGTGAGCAGGAGGCCGAACTGGAGGCCGCGCTGGAGGCGGCGGAGCGCGCCCTGGACGACACCGTCGCGCACCGCGCCGATCTGGAACGGGAACTCGCGGTCGAGGAACGCCGGCTCAAGGACGTGGCCCGTGCCATCGCCGACCGCCGCGAAGGCCTCGCCCGGCTGGGCGGCCAGGTGAACGCCGCCCGCAGCAGGGCCGCTTCGGCGCAGGCCGAGATCGACCGGCTGGCCGCCGCCCGGGACGAGGCGCAGGAGCGGGCGGTCACCGCCCAGGAGGAGTACGAGCAGCTCCAGGCCGAGGTCGACAGCCTCGACGCCGACGACACGGAGCTGGGTGAGCGGCACGATGCGGCCAAGCGGGAACTGGGCGAGGCCGAAGCGGCCCTGAGCTCGGCCCGCGAGGAACTCACCGCGGCCGAACGCAAGCGCGCCGCCGTCGCCGCCCGGCGCGAGGCGCTCGCGCTGGGCCTGCGGCGCAAGGACGGCACCGGTGCCCTGCTGGCGGCGAAGGACCGGCTCGGCGGACTGCTCGGACCGGCGTCGGAGCTGCTCACGGTCGCACCCGGCCATGAGGTACCGGTGGCGGCGGCCCTCGGCGCGGCCGCCGACGCCGTCGCCGTCTCCACCACGGCGACGGCCGCGGATGCACTGCGGCTGCTGCGCAAGAACGATGCCGGTCGCGCCGCCATACTGCTGGCCGACGGCCCCGAGACCGCCGAACAACGGCACCCGGACGGTCCTGTGTACGCCGCCGATCTGGTGCGCGGTCCCGAGGAACTGATGCCGGCCGTGCGCTCGCTGCTGCGGGGCATCGTCGTCGTCGGCACGCTGGAGGACGCCGAGGACCTGGTCCACGCCCGGCCCGGACTCACCGCCGTGACGGCCGAAGGCGATGTTCTCGGTGCGCACTTCGCGCAGGGCGGCTCGGCCGGTGCGCCGAGTCTGCTGGAGGTGCAGGCCTCCGTCGACGAGGCCGCCGCCGAGCTGGAGGAGCTCGCCGTGCGGTGCGAGGAACTGGCGGCCGCCCAGCAGCAGGCGGCCGGACGGCGCACCGCATGTGCCGGGCTCGTCGAGGAGTTGGGGGAGCGCCGCAGGGCGGCCGACCGGGAGAAGTCGGCCGTCTCCGGCCGGCTGGGCCGGCTCGCGGGGCAGGCCCGCGGCGCCGCGGGCGAGGCCGAGCGGACGACCGCGGCCGTCGCCCGGGCGCAGGAGGCGCTGGAGCGGGCCCGCGGGGAGGCCGAGGAACTGGCCGAACGGCTGCTGGTGGCCGAGGAGGCGCCCGCCGAGGAGGAGCCCGACACGCACGTACGGGACCGGCTCGCCGCGGACGGCGCCAACGCGCGGCAGACCGAGATGGAGGCCCGGCTCCAGGTCCGTACGCACGAGGAGCGGGTCAAGGGGCTCTCCGGGCGGGCCGACGCGCTCGACCGCGGAGCGCGCGCCGAACGTGAGGCGCGGGCACGGGCCGAACAGCGCCGCGCACGGCTGCGGCACGAGGCGGAGGTCTCCTCCGCGGTGGCGAGCGGTGCCCGCCAGCTGCTGGCCCATGTCGAGGTCTCGCTGGTGCGCGCCGAGGCCGAACGGGTCGCTGCCGAGGGGGCGAAGGCCGAGCGGGAGAGGGAGCTGACGGCCGCCCGCAACGAGGGCCGCGACCTCAAGAGCGAGCTCGACAAGCTCACCGACTCGGTCCACCGGGGCGAGGTGCTCGGCGCCGAGAAGCGGATGCGGATCGAGCAGCTGGAGACGAAGGCGCTCGAAGAGCTCGGTGTGGAGCCCGCCGGGCTGGTCTCGGACTACGGGCCGGACCAGCTCGTGCCGCCGTCGCTGCCGGCCGAGGGCGAGGAGCTGCCGGAGGACCCGGAGCACCCGCGCAACCAGCCGCGACGTTTCGTCCGCGCCGAACAGGAAAAACGCTTGAAGTCGGCCGAACGGGCGTATCAGCAGCTCGGAAAGGTGAATCCGCTGGCCCTTGAGGAGTTCGCGGCGCTGGAGGAGCGCCACAAGTTCCTCTCGGAGCAGCTCGAAGACCTGAAGAAGACACGGGCCGACCTGCTTCAGGTGGTGAAGGAGGTGGACGAGCGTGTCGAGCAGGTCTTCACCGAGGCCTACCGCGACACTGCCCGGGAGTTCGAGGGCGTCTTCTCCCGCCTCTTCCCCGGGGGCGAGGGACGGCTGATCCTGACCGACCCCGACAACATGCTCACCACGGGTGTGGATGTGGAGGCCAGGCCGCCGGGCAAGAAGGTCAAGCGGCTCTCCCTGCTGTCGGGAGGCGAACGTTCGCTGACCGCGGTGGCGATGCTGGTGTCGATCTTCAAGGCGCGGCCGAGCCCGTTCTACGTGATGGACGAGGTCGAGGCGGCGCTCGACGACACCAACCTCCAGCGTCTGATCCGCATCATGCAGGAGCTCCAGGAGTCGTCCCAGCTGATCGTGATCACGCACCAGAAGCGGACGATGGAGGTCGCGGACGCGCTGTACGGCGTGTCCATGCAGGGCGACGGAGTCTCCAAGGTCATCAGTCAGCGCCTCCGCTGAAAACTCTTCAACTCTTGAACTGAAGTCCACACGCCTGTGTCCCAAATCCGTTGGCGGTGAGGTCTTGACTTCGAAACTTGAACGAATAGTCTCTGCAACGTTGCTTTTACCTTCAAGTGGTGGGCCGCATGAAGTTGTGCGCCACTTGAAGGGCTCGCCCCCCACGCCCGGCGCTGCCGGAGGCCCCAGGAGTACACGTGACCAGCACTGAGCCACCACCGGCATCGGGCGCCCGAGAGGCCCACCCCGACCACCTCGGGCATGTCATCTTCATCACGGCCTCGGCCGCGATGGGCGGATTCCTCTTCGGCTACGACAGTTCGGTCATCAACGGAGCCGTCGAAGCCATCCGCGACCGCTACGACATCGGGTCCGGAACACTCGCCCAGGTCATCGCCATCGCCCTGATCGGCTGTGCCATCGGCGCCGCCACGGCCGGCCGTATCGCCGACCGCATCGGCCGTATCCGCTGTATGCAGATCGCCGCCGTGCTCTTCACGATCAGCGCGGTCGGCTCGGCCCTGCCGTTCGCCCTCTACGACCTCGCCTTCTGGCGCATCGTCGGCGGTTTCGCCATCGGTATGGCCTCGGTCATCGGCCCCGCCTACATCGCCGAGGTCTCCCCGCCCGCCTACCGAGGCCGGCTCGCCTCCTTCCAGCAGGCCGCGATCGTCATCGGTATCGCCATCTCCCAGCTGGTGAACTACGGCATCCTCCAGATCGCCGACGGCGACCAGCGCGGCGAGATCGCCGGCATCGAGGCCTGGCAGTGGATGCTCGGCGTCATGGTCGTCCCGGCCGTGCTCTACGGACTGCTCTCCTTCGCGATTCCCGAGTCGCCCCGGTTCCTCATCTCCGTCGGCAAGGTCGCCAAGGCGAAGGAGGTCCTCGCCGAGGTGGAGGGCACGAAGATCGACCTGGACGCCCGGGTCGCCGAGATCGACCGGGCGATGCGCCGGGAGCACAAGTCGACGTTCAAGGACCTGCTGGGCGGGCGCTTCGCCTTCCTGCCCATCGTGTGGGTCGGTATCGGCCTCTCGGTCTTCCAGCAGCTCGTCGGCATCAACGTCGCGTTCTACTACTCCTCGACGCTCTGGCAGTCCGTGGGCATCGACCCGACCGACTCGTTCTTCTACTCGTTCACCACGTCGATCGTGAACATCATCGGCACCGTGATCGCGATGGTCCTGGTCGACCGGGTCGGCCGCAAGCCGCTCGCCCTGATCGGCTCCGCCGGTATGGCCATCGCCCTCGCCGTCGAGGCATGGGCCTTCTCCGCCGACCTCGTCGACGGCAAACTGCCCGACACCCAGGGCCTCGTCGCCCTGATCGCGGCCCATGTGTTCGTGCTCTTCTTCGCCCTCTCGTGGGGTGTCGTCGTGTGGGTCTTCCTCGGCGAGATGTTCCCGAACCGGATCCGCGCCGCCGCTCTCGGCGTCGCCGCCTCCGCGCAGTGGATCGCCAACTGGGCCATCACCGCGAGCTTCCCGAGCCTGTCGGACTGGAACCTCTCGGCCACCTACATCATCTACACATTCTTCGCCGTGCTCTCCATCCCCTTCGTGCTGCTGTTCGTGAAGGAGACCAAGGGCAAGGCGTTGGAGGAGATGGGCTAATCCCCGCTGCCCCTCTTCTCTTCACGGAACTGCCCCGGCTCGCCGATCGAGCCGGGGCAGTCCGCCGTCAACGGGCCCTACGCGGCGGTCAGCCGGGGAATCACCTGCTCGGCGAAGAGCTGGAGCGAACGCCATCCCTCGTCCAGCGGCATCCCGCCGCACAGCGGATGCAGGACCAGACTGTCGGCCCCGAGGCCCACGCACTCCTCGGGCGTGACGATCCGGTACACCCCTTCGGCGCGCAGTTCCTCCACCGTCGTCGCCTTCGACCGCACCGCCGATCGGATGTCCGCGGACTGCCAGGAGGCGTACGTGCGCGCCTCGTGCAGGAAGTGCTCGCCGAACTCCGCCCAGGTGCGGTCGGGGTCCTCGGACAGATGCAGCAGGGGTGTCTTCTCCGCGGGCATCATGCAGAAGCCGTCCGTGCCGTACTGCGCGCGCAGTTCCTGGTAGTACGCCTCCAGTTCGGGCAGATGCGCACTCGGGAAGAACGGCAGCCCGAGACGGGCCGCCCGCCGCGCGGCCGCCTTGGAGGAGCCGCCGACCAGCAGCAGGGGATGCGGCTGGGTGTACGGACGCGGGGTGACCTGGACCGTACGGCCGCGGTAGCTGAACGGCTCGCCCTTCCAGGCCGTCAGCAGCGTCTCCAGCAGCTCGTCCTGAAGCGCGCCGCGCCGGCTCCAGTCGGCTCCCAGCTGCTCGTACTCCTCCGGCCGGTAGCCGATGCCCGCGACGATGACGAGCCGGCCGCGCCCGATCAGATCGAGCACGGCGATGTCCTCGGCCAGCCGGAGCGGATCGTAGAGCGGGCCGATGATCGCGGAGACGGTGACCGCGATGCGGCTCGTGCCGCCGAGCACGGCTCCGGCGAACACGAAGGGGGAGGGCAGCCAGTTGTTGACCGCGCCGTGGTGCTCCTCGGTCTGGATGGTGTCGATACCGCGGTCGTCGGCGTACGCGGCCATCTCCAGCGCCGCGCGGTAACGGGCCGCGAGCGTCTCGGGTGTCGCGCCGGGATCGACGAGATTGAAGCGGGCCACTGTGAAGGCCATGGGGACGTCCCCCTCCACCGGTTGTGAACCTGGCGAGGGAGGACGTTAGCTGACGTGGTGTCAGATTCCCAGGGTCCGGACCGGCCGGGCTTCCGGTGGCGGGGGAGGAGCGGGGCTCGCAGGCCCCGCCGGGGTCAGAGCGACAGGCGTACGGGTTCGGCCTGTGCCGCTTCCGCGCTCGTCGCCGCCGCCGGGGTCCCGGTCCGGGGCAGCACGGCGTAGAGCGCCGCCGCCACCACGATCGTCACTCCCCAGCCGAGACCGTTCTCGCCGAGCCACGACGTGGCGAGCGGCCCCGAGAACCAGTCGGTCCTGGTGAACAGCAGACCCACCAACAGCGCGGCGGCCCAGGACGCCGTCGCCTGCCAGGCGAAACCGCCGCGGTACCAGTAGGCGCTGGTGCGCGTGGTGTCCATCAGGGCCGCGCCGTCGTAGTCCTTCCGGCGCAGCATGTCCACGCCGAAGACACCGATCCACGCGGAGAACGCCACCGCCAGCAGCGTCAGGAACGAGATGAACGAGCCGGTGAAGCTGGTCGCCACCACCATCAGCAGGAAGCCGAGGACCAGGCTGATGACCGCGTTCACACTGACGGCCCAGGCGCGCGGGACCCGGATGCCCAGGGTCTGCGCGGTGAAGCCCGCCGAGTACATGGACATGGAGTTGATCAGCAGCATGCCGACCAGGGCGATCAGCAGATAGGGCACGGCGAGCCACAGCGGCAGGATCTCGCCGATGAACGCCACCGGGTCGGTGGCACTCGCCAGGTCCGGAGTCGAGACCGCCATCACCGCGCCCATCAGCACCATCGGCAGGACGACGATCCCGGCGCCGCCGATCGTCGAGCCGACCACCGCCCGGCTGGACGCGGTCCGCGGCAGATAGCGGGTGAAGTCCGGGCCCGAGGGGACCCAGCTGATGCCGCCCGCCGCGATCGTGCCGATGCCGGCGACCATCATCGCCGTCGACCCGGCCGGCTTGTCGAAGACCGCCGACCAGTCCGTGCCCGCGACCAGATGGACCAGGACGAGCACGCTGAAGGCGCCGAAGAGATAGGTCGACCAGGTGCTGCACCGCCGCAGGGCGTTGATGCCCAGTCCCGACACGAGGAAGGTGCAGGCGACGAAGAGCAGCAGCGTCACGATGATCAGCGCGGTGTTGCTGCGTACGCCGAAGAGCAGATCCAGCACGGTCAGCACGGCATAGGCGCCGGTCACCGCGTTGATCGTCTCCCAGCCCCAGCGCGCGACCCAGATCAGCGAGCCCGGCAGCAGATTGCCGCGCTGCCCGAAGACCGCGCGGGACAGGGCCATGCCGGGGGAGCCGCCCCGCTTGCCCGCCACGGATATCAGGCCGACGATGCCGTACGAGACGACGGGGGCCGTGATCGCGACGACCAGGACCTGCCAGAAGTTCAGACCGTTGAACACCACCAGCCCCGCGCCCATCGTGAGCAACAGCACACTGATGTTGGCGGCGACCCAGGTGGGGAACAGTTCGCGGACGTGGCCTGTGCGCTCCCCGTCGGGGACGGGTTCGAGACCGCGCGTCTCGACCGCGCTCTCTGTCGCGCCTTCGGCATCGGAGGCGTGGGGCATGGGGGAGCTCCGTGAAGGGGGTGGGGGGGACTCCGGGACAGTGCCGGTGCCGGCGGAAAACCGGAGGGACCAGCATCGTCTGTACCCCCCAAAAGGTCCAAATACAGTCCGAGGTCCCTGAAGGACCGTCCGACGCCGCCGCGGCCGGAGAGTCGTGGCCGATACTGGGTGGGTTATGGAAATCGTCATCCTTGCCGTAGTCATCGCCCTGGTCGCTCTCGGCGCGATCAGCGGTCTCGTGGTCAGCAGCCGCAAGAAGAAGCAGCTGCCGCCCTCGGCGCCGTCGAGCACGCCGACCATCACCGCTCCGCCCGCCGAGCCGCATGTCGGCGACGAGGCGGAGACACCGCGGGACGAGCCACGCCGGACCATCGAGGAGGTCGACCTCCCGTCGGCCGAGGAGGCCGCCGACACGCCGGTCGCCGTCGAGGACCCGGTCGTCGCCGAGCCCCCCGCCCCCGCGATCGAGATCCCGGAGCCCACCGCCGGCCGGCTCGTCCGGCTGCGTGCCCGCCTCGCCCGCTCGCAGAACTCGCTCGGCAAGGGGCTGCTCACGCTCCTGTCCCGCGAGCACCTCGACGAGGAGACATGGGAGGAGATCGAGGACACGCTGCTCACCGCCGACGTCGGTGTGGCGCCGACCCAGGAACTCGTCGAGCGCCTGCGCGAGCGGGTCAGGGTGCTCGGCACCCGTACGCCGGACGATCTGCGCAACCTGCTCCGCGAGGAGCTGCTGGCGCTCATCGGCACCGACGTCGACCGCGCGGTCAAGACCGAGAGCGGCCTGGACACCCCGGGCGTCGTCATGGTCGTCGGTGTCAACGGCACCGGTAAGACCACCACGACCGGCAAGCTCGCCCGGGTGCTCGTCGCCGACGGCCGCTCGGTCGTCCTCGGCGCCGCGGACACCTTCCGTGCGGCGGCGGCCGATCAGCTCCAGACGTGGGGCGAGCGCGTCGGCGCCCGCACCGTGCGCGGACCCGAGGGCGGCGACCCGGCCTCGATCGCGTTCGACGCCGTGAAGGAAGGCATCGCCGAGG is a genomic window containing:
- the smc gene encoding chromosome segregation protein SMC; the encoded protein is MHLKAMTLRGFKSFASATTLRFEPGITCVVGPNGSGKSNVVDALSWVMGEQGAKSLRGGKMEDVIFAGTTGRPPLGRAEVSLTIDNSDGALPIEYAEVTITRIMFRNGGSEYQINGDTCRLLDIQELLSDSGIGREMHVIVGQGQLDSVLHADPMGRRAFIEEAAGVLKHRKRKEKALRKLDAMQANLARVQDLTDELRRQLKPLGRQAAVARRAAVIQADLRDARLRLLADDLVQLRQALSTEVADEAALKERKEAAEAELKAALGREADLEDEVRRLAPRLQQAQQSWYELSQLAERVRGTVSLADARVKSATAQPAEDRRGRDPEDMEREAARIREQEAELEAALEAAERALDDTVAHRADLERELAVEERRLKDVARAIADRREGLARLGGQVNAARSRAASAQAEIDRLAAARDEAQERAVTAQEEYEQLQAEVDSLDADDTELGERHDAAKRELGEAEAALSSAREELTAAERKRAAVAARREALALGLRRKDGTGALLAAKDRLGGLLGPASELLTVAPGHEVPVAAALGAAADAVAVSTTATAADALRLLRKNDAGRAAILLADGPETAEQRHPDGPVYAADLVRGPEELMPAVRSLLRGIVVVGTLEDAEDLVHARPGLTAVTAEGDVLGAHFAQGGSAGAPSLLEVQASVDEAAAELEELAVRCEELAAAQQQAAGRRTACAGLVEELGERRRAADREKSAVSGRLGRLAGQARGAAGEAERTTAAVARAQEALERARGEAEELAERLLVAEEAPAEEEPDTHVRDRLAADGANARQTEMEARLQVRTHEERVKGLSGRADALDRGARAEREARARAEQRRARLRHEAEVSSAVASGARQLLAHVEVSLVRAEAERVAAEGAKAERERELTAARNEGRDLKSELDKLTDSVHRGEVLGAEKRMRIEQLETKALEELGVEPAGLVSDYGPDQLVPPSLPAEGEELPEDPEHPRNQPRRFVRAEQEKRLKSAERAYQQLGKVNPLALEEFAALEERHKFLSEQLEDLKKTRADLLQVVKEVDERVEQVFTEAYRDTAREFEGVFSRLFPGGEGRLILTDPDNMLTTGVDVEARPPGKKVKRLSLLSGGERSLTAVAMLVSIFKARPSPFYVMDEVEAALDDTNLQRLIRIMQELQESSQLIVITHQKRTMEVADALYGVSMQGDGVSKVISQRLR
- a CDS encoding sugar porter family MFS transporter — protein: MTSTEPPPASGAREAHPDHLGHVIFITASAAMGGFLFGYDSSVINGAVEAIRDRYDIGSGTLAQVIAIALIGCAIGAATAGRIADRIGRIRCMQIAAVLFTISAVGSALPFALYDLAFWRIVGGFAIGMASVIGPAYIAEVSPPAYRGRLASFQQAAIVIGIAISQLVNYGILQIADGDQRGEIAGIEAWQWMLGVMVVPAVLYGLLSFAIPESPRFLISVGKVAKAKEVLAEVEGTKIDLDARVAEIDRAMRREHKSTFKDLLGGRFAFLPIVWVGIGLSVFQQLVGINVAFYYSSTLWQSVGIDPTDSFFYSFTTSIVNIIGTVIAMVLVDRVGRKPLALIGSAGMAIALAVEAWAFSADLVDGKLPDTQGLVALIAAHVFVLFFALSWGVVVWVFLGEMFPNRIRAAALGVAASAQWIANWAITASFPSLSDWNLSATYIIYTFFAVLSIPFVLLFVKETKGKALEEMG
- a CDS encoding LLM class flavin-dependent oxidoreductase encodes the protein MAFTVARFNLVDPGATPETLAARYRAALEMAAYADDRGIDTIQTEEHHGAVNNWLPSPFVFAGAVLGGTSRIAVTVSAIIGPLYDPLRLAEDIAVLDLIGRGRLVIVAGIGYRPEEYEQLGADWSRRGALQDELLETLLTAWKGEPFSYRGRTVQVTPRPYTQPHPLLLVGGSSKAAARRAARLGLPFFPSAHLPELEAYYQELRAQYGTDGFCMMPAEKTPLLHLSEDPDRTWAEFGEHFLHEARTYASWQSADIRSAVRSKATTVEELRAEGVYRIVTPEECVGLGADSLVLHPLCGGMPLDEGWRSLQLFAEQVIPRLTAA
- a CDS encoding cytosine permease, which codes for MPHASDAEGATESAVETRGLEPVPDGERTGHVRELFPTWVAANISVLLLTMGAGLVVFNGLNFWQVLVVAITAPVVSYGIVGLISVAGKRGGSPGMALSRAVFGQRGNLLPGSLIWVARWGWETINAVTGAYAVLTVLDLLFGVRSNTALIIVTLLLFVACTFLVSGLGINALRRCSTWSTYLFGAFSVLVLVHLVAGTDWSAVFDKPAGSTAMMVAGIGTIAAGGISWVPSGPDFTRYLPRTASSRAVVGSTIGGAGIVVLPMVLMGAVMAVSTPDLASATDPVAFIGEILPLWLAVPYLLIALVGMLLINSMSMYSAGFTAQTLGIRVPRAWAVSVNAVISLVLGFLLMVVATSFTGSFISFLTLLAVAFSAWIGVFGVDMLRRKDYDGAALMDTTRTSAYWYRGGFAWQATASWAAALLVGLLFTRTDWFSGPLATSWLGENGLGWGVTIVVAAALYAVLPRTGTPAAATSAEAAQAEPVRLSL
- the ftsY gene encoding signal recognition particle-docking protein FtsY, encoding MEIVILAVVIALVALGAISGLVVSSRKKKQLPPSAPSSTPTITAPPAEPHVGDEAETPRDEPRRTIEEVDLPSAEEAADTPVAVEDPVVAEPPAPAIEIPEPTAGRLVRLRARLARSQNSLGKGLLTLLSREHLDEETWEEIEDTLLTADVGVAPTQELVERLRERVRVLGTRTPDDLRNLLREELLALIGTDVDRAVKTESGLDTPGVVMVVGVNGTGKTTTTGKLARVLVADGRSVVLGAADTFRAAAADQLQTWGERVGARTVRGPEGGDPASIAFDAVKEGIAEGADVVLIDTAGRLHTKTGLMDELGKVKRVVEKHGPLDEILLVLDATTGQNGLVQARVFAEVVDITGIVLTKLDGTAKGGIVIAVQRELGVPVKLVGLGEGADDLAPFEPEAFVDALIGE